The proteins below are encoded in one region of Tamandua tetradactyla isolate mTamTet1 chromosome 9, mTamTet1.pri, whole genome shotgun sequence:
- the LOC143645896 gene encoding high affinity immunoglobulin epsilon receptor subunit beta-like — MDTENVIRTDLALPNPQDPSSIELSEIAPHGDTAQEKAALSPPQKTWLTFLKKELEFLGVTQILVGLICLCFGTFVCSGINISDKESPFFSSFKAGYPFWGALFFAISGFLSIISENKNTTYLARGSLAANMVSSIVAATGIVILVINLKNSVSAYQCQGHGPLNEFCILVSFSIEFVAMILFLTILGFCSAVVLTVYGVGEILKRIKIPEDRLYEELNIYSPIYSQLDEIRESSPPTDE, encoded by the exons TATTGAGCTCTCGGAAATAGCTCCCCATGGTGACACTGCACAGGAGAAGGCTGCACTGTCCCCACCCCAGAAGACATGGCTGACGTTCTTGAAGAAGGAGCTGGAATTTCTGGGG GTAACACAAATTCTGGTTGGTTTGATATGCCTCTGTTTTGGAACATTTGTCTGCTCTGGGATTAATATTTCGGACAAAGAATCACCctttttttcatcatttaaagCAGGCTACCCATTCTGGGGGGCATTATTT tttgctatttctggatttttgtcaaTTATAtcggaaaataaaaatacaacctaTCTG gcACGAGGGAGCCTAGCAGCCAACATGGTCAGCAGCATAGTAGCGGCAACAGGAATTGTCATCCTGGTCATCAACCTAAAGAACTCCGTGTCTGCCTACCAGTGCCAGGGACATGGTCCCCTGAATGAATTTTgcattttggtttctttttccaTA GAATTTGTGGCAATGATCCTGTTTCTCACCATTTTGGGGTTTTGCAGTGCTGTGGTACTCACAGTCTATGGAGTTGGAGaaatactcaaaagaattaaa ATTCCAGAAGATCGTCTTTATGAAGAACTAAACATATATTCTCCGATTTACAGTCAGCTGGACGAAATAAGGGAAAGTTCTCCTCCCACTGATGAATAA